The following proteins are co-located in the Solanum pennellii chromosome 8, SPENNV200 genome:
- the LOC107026784 gene encoding probable tocopherol cyclase, chloroplastic, producing MECVSAISPISKNGGFCRIRTHFATSIANGEVLLNNYSSTVLKLQSQKSRHAFVVKADSAVDTTKKENREPVKPVYSSTPSNRPLRTPHSGYHFDGSTRKFFEGWFFKVSIPECRQSFCFMYSVESPSFTKKLSSLEELQYGPRFTGVGAQILGADDKYICQYSEESSNFWGSRHELMLGNTFVAQNSAKPPNKEVRPQEFNRCVTEGFQVTPLWHQGSIRDDGRTDYTEIVKTASWEYSTRPIYGWGDVNSKQKSTAGWPAAFPVFEPHWQVCMAAGLSTGWIEWDGQRFEFQNAPSYSEKNWGGSFPRKWFWVQCSVFEGAIGDVALTAGGGLRLLPGLNETFESVALIGIHYRGIFYEFVPWNASVSWEITPWGKWHISAENETHMVLLEATTEDPGTTLRAPTEETGLAPACRDTCFGELRLQLWERKSNGSKGKVILDVTSNMAGLEVGGGPWFNTWKGNAEMPEIVTRAINVPVDLDGIFSCVPSLLKPPGL from the exons ATGGAGTGTGTTTCCGCCATTTCTCCAATTTCGAAAAATGGTGGATTTTGTAGAATTAGGACCCATTTTGCAACTTCAATTGCAAATGGGGAAGTTTTGTTGAACAATTATTCATCTACTGTTCTGAAGTTGCAGTCTCAAAAATCAAGACATGCATTTGTAGTCAAAGCTGATTCAGCTGTTGACACAACAAAGAAGGAAAACAGGGAGCCCGTGAAACCGGTTTACTCTTCTACGCCTTCTAATCGTCCTCTTCGAACTCCTCATAGCGG GTATCATTTTGATGGAAGTACCAGAAAATTCTTTGAAGGTTGGTTCTTTAAAGTATCAATTCCAGAGTGCAGACAGAGTTTCTGCTTCATGTATTCTGTTGAAAGTCCTTCATTTACCAAGAAATTAAGCAGCTTGGAGGAGCTGCAGTACGGGCCTCGGTTTACTGGCGTGGGAGCTCAAATTCTTGGTGCTGATGACAAGTACATTTGTCAATATAGTGAAGAGTCTTCAAACTTCTGGGGAA GTAGGCATGAACTGATGCTTGGCAACACCTTTGTTGCCCAAAATAGTGCTAAGCCTCCAAATAAGGAAGTTCGCCCTCAG GAGTTCAATCGTTGCGTCACAGAGGGTTTTCAAGTTACCCCACTTTGGCATCAAGGATCTATTCGCGATGACGGGAG GACAGATTATACTGAAATTGTGAAAACTGCTAGCTGGGAGTATAGCACGCGGCCCATTTATGGATGGGGCGATGTTAACTCAAAGCAGAAGTCCACGGCAGGATGGCCTGCTGCTTTTCCTGTATTTGAGCCACATTGGCAAGTTTGCATGGCAGCTGGACTTTCAACAG GCTGGATAGAGTGGGATGGTCAGCGGTTTGAGTTTCAAAATGCCCCTTCTTACTCCGAAAAGAACTGGGGTGGTTCCTTCCCAAGAAAGTGGTTTTGG GTCCAGTGCAGTGTATTTGAAGGTGCAATTGGAGATGTTGCTTTGACTGCTGGTGGTGGATTAAGGCTACTTCCGGGATTGAATGAGACATTTGAAAGTGTTGCTCTG ATAGGAATTCACTATAGAGGTATCTTCTATGAATTTGTTCCATGGAATGCTAGTGTTAGTTGGGAAATTACTCCCTGGGGTAAATGGCATATATCTGCGGAGAATGAGACACATATG GTATTACTAGAAGCAACAACAGAAGATCCTGGTACCACGTTGCGGGCTCCTACAGAAGAGACGGGTCTCGCTCCTGCATGTAGAGACACTTGTTTTGGTGAGCTAAGACTGCAGTTGTGGGAACGGAAGAGTAATGGGAGTAAAGGAAAG GTTATTTTGGATGTTACAAGCAATATGGCAGGTCTTGAAGTTGGGGGAGGACCATGGTTCAACACATGGAAGGGAAACGCAGAGATGCCGGAAATTGTTACTCGAGCTATCAATGTTCCTGTGGATTTGGATGGCATATTCAGCTGTGTTCCTTCACTTCTCAAACCTCCTGGCCTTTGA